The following are from one region of the Desulfuromonas acetexigens genome:
- a CDS encoding FkbM family methyltransferase, with protein MTNDIFQMLGNRVLSYREALDSFDRAVIFGAGGAGQHACRYLQDNNKEVLFFCDNSKNKEGAKLDSIKIMPPEALRNNTDLVVVIASGWSRDIALQLKTLGVKRYYDFTDIVYLYQPGGIESDIWGDHFNASLIRESSEQIDKVYESLADDESKHVFSGVLKYRLTMDPSFLEISAYPQYYHPEVRPEINDVIVDAGAWKGDVSIDFARYLKNKCKIYAFEPSVGNINDMKLEIIKASVKDAVIPVHMGVWDIEKEFRLNTQAGFDQGFYLDEHGEEAIQLTSLNTFSITNNIDFSLIKMDVEGAEIEALKGASNILSTKHPRLQICVYHKSEDLWEIPLFLQQYYPKGNFYFGHHGQHLHESVLYVSSSLSAHANI; from the coding sequence ATGACAAACGATATTTTTCAAATGCTGGGCAACAGGGTACTTTCTTATCGCGAGGCCCTAGATTCTTTCGACCGCGCTGTTATTTTTGGGGCAGGTGGTGCCGGGCAGCATGCATGCCGGTATTTACAGGATAACAACAAAGAAGTGCTTTTTTTCTGCGACAACAGTAAAAACAAAGAAGGGGCGAAGCTTGACAGCATTAAAATCATGCCTCCAGAAGCACTTCGCAACAATACGGACTTGGTCGTTGTTATAGCTTCAGGGTGGTCTAGAGATATTGCTCTCCAATTGAAGACCTTGGGTGTGAAACGTTATTACGACTTTACTGATATAGTGTACCTATACCAACCTGGCGGGATTGAATCTGATATATGGGGCGACCACTTCAACGCCTCGTTAATTAGAGAAAGTTCGGAACAGATCGACAAAGTTTATGAATCATTGGCGGATGACGAGTCAAAACACGTGTTCTCTGGAGTTCTCAAATATAGGCTAACAATGGATCCCTCCTTCCTGGAGATTTCTGCATATCCACAATATTATCATCCGGAAGTTAGGCCCGAGATAAATGATGTCATAGTTGACGCAGGAGCATGGAAAGGTGATGTTTCTATTGACTTTGCTAGGTATTTAAAAAACAAATGCAAGATTTATGCATTTGAGCCTTCTGTCGGCAATATCAACGATATGAAACTTGAGATAATAAAAGCGAGTGTAAAAGATGCTGTAATACCTGTCCACATGGGAGTTTGGGATATTGAAAAGGAGTTTCGACTTAATACACAGGCAGGTTTCGACCAAGGGTTTTATCTTGATGAGCATGGTGAAGAAGCAATACAGCTTACTAGCTTGAATACTTTTTCAATCACAAACAATATTGATTTCAGTCTCATAAAAATGGATGTAGAAGGTGCTGAAATCGAGGCATTGAAAGGTGCCAGCAATATACTTTCCACCAAACATCCACGTTTACAGATTTGTGTTTATCATAAGTCAGAAGATTTGTGGGAAATCCCCCTCTTTCTTCAACAATATTACCCTAAAGGTAATTTTTATTTTGGTCACCATGGACAACACTTACATGAAAGCGTTTTATATGTCAGCTCTTCTTTGAGTGCACATGCAAACATTTGA
- a CDS encoding methionyl-tRNA formyltransferase, with amino-acid sequence MIKPSAEPLRILYVGARIVGRGCLQALLEAGANVVGLLYLDDLKAEITVAHCVFDDLIEGYGLHARSFISLNDPDLLAWAEDCRPEVGMVIGVSQLVGKDLLAVPGQGFIGMHPTLLPEGRGRAPIPWALIKGLERTGVSLFWCETEADTGELLCQAEVPVYYEDTAAILGARTDRVAARLLVECVPLLAGGQPPRIAQDDSRATLWPRRRPEDGLIDWSLEKRAIYNWVRALTRPYPGAFTFFAGRKLFVWACRESEDRRMAQPGSVVDVFPHGVLVGSGAGTVLLTQVQWDDGPEIPAGAAGLRPGDQLWGRHGAT; translated from the coding sequence ATGATAAAGCCGAGCGCCGAGCCGTTGCGTATCCTGTATGTCGGCGCACGCATCGTGGGTCGCGGATGCCTGCAAGCGCTGCTGGAGGCGGGGGCGAATGTCGTCGGTCTGCTCTATCTGGATGATCTGAAGGCGGAAATTACCGTGGCGCATTGCGTCTTTGACGATCTGATCGAGGGCTACGGTCTCCACGCCCGCTCTTTCATTTCCTTGAACGATCCGGACCTTCTCGCTTGGGCGGAGGACTGCCGGCCCGAGGTGGGAATGGTGATCGGGGTTTCTCAGTTGGTGGGAAAAGATCTCTTGGCAGTGCCCGGGCAGGGTTTTATCGGCATGCATCCGACCCTGCTGCCCGAGGGACGCGGTCGGGCGCCTATCCCCTGGGCACTGATTAAGGGCCTGGAACGAACCGGTGTGAGCCTGTTCTGGTGCGAGACCGAGGCCGATACCGGCGAGCTTTTATGTCAGGCGGAAGTTCCTGTCTATTATGAGGATACTGCCGCCATCCTCGGGGCTCGAACCGACAGGGTCGCGGCGCGCCTGTTGGTCGAATGTGTGCCGTTGCTGGCGGGCGGCCAACCGCCCCGGATCGCCCAGGACGACAGTCGCGCGACCCTTTGGCCGCGCCGCCGCCCCGAAGATGGGCTTATCGACTGGTCTCTTGAAAAGCGTGCAATCTACAACTGGGTGCGGGCGTTGACCCGGCCCTACCCCGGAGCCTTTACTTTTTTCGCCGGACGGAAGCTTTTCGTCTGGGCCTGCCGCGAGTCGGAGGATCGGCGCATGGCGCAACCGGGCAGCGTTGTCGACGTGTTCCCCCATGGGGTTCTGGTCGGCAGCGGCGCCGGCACGGTTTTGTTGACCCAGGTGCAATGGGATGATGGGCCGGAAATCCCGGCCGGCGCGGCGGGACTGCGCCCTGGCGATCAATTGTGGGGGCGGCATGGGGCTACTTAA
- a CDS encoding N-acetylneuraminate synthase family protein, with protein sequence MTIRTVFPTATGSIEIGDGLPTHLIAEIGLNHNGSEELARDMIRQAAIAGATFVKFQKRSPADLATADFLDAPFEKCPAMGRTQREVRERLELPLSTYKRLREYAESLGLVFFASAFDLPSLDFLLHAGVQIIKIASHCFTHGPLLQRIAELNLPVIASIGGTTIEEREKSLDILHDNPLVLLHCVSSYPTPDTMATLDTIAHMRERYGVPVGFSSHEVGIDLSVASSLLGACMIERHFTLNRAMIGLDQPISLEPPEFAEMALKVRRLKAARGIAQGLHEAEKAAKYAYHVAVCSSELIPAGTVIKPEMLVCKQPLADPKCFFTGLELDVVVGQVAKIDLAADSAIPRDAVEKKP encoded by the coding sequence ATGACTATTCGTACCGTTTTTCCTACTGCAACCGGATCCATTGAAATTGGCGATGGACTGCCAACGCACCTGATCGCCGAAATTGGTCTCAATCACAATGGAAGCGAAGAGCTTGCGCGAGACATGATTCGTCAGGCCGCAATTGCCGGCGCAACTTTCGTTAAGTTCCAGAAACGTTCTCCCGCAGATCTCGCTACAGCTGATTTTCTCGATGCTCCGTTCGAAAAATGTCCTGCAATGGGACGAACCCAGAGGGAAGTCCGTGAGCGATTGGAGCTCCCTCTGTCGACATATAAGCGCCTACGAGAGTATGCAGAGAGTTTGGGATTAGTTTTCTTTGCTTCTGCCTTTGACTTGCCCAGTTTAGATTTTCTGCTCCATGCGGGAGTTCAGATAATCAAGATTGCAAGTCATTGTTTTACACACGGCCCTCTCTTGCAACGAATCGCTGAGTTAAATCTTCCAGTCATCGCAAGCATTGGAGGTACAACAATTGAAGAGCGAGAGAAATCCTTGGATATTCTGCATGATAATCCTCTTGTACTGCTACACTGCGTAAGTTCTTATCCAACTCCAGATACAATGGCAACACTGGATACTATCGCGCACATGCGAGAGCGTTATGGCGTGCCAGTCGGATTTTCCAGCCACGAAGTTGGTATTGACCTTTCAGTAGCTTCATCGTTGCTCGGTGCTTGTATGATTGAACGGCATTTCACTCTAAACCGAGCCATGATTGGATTGGATCAACCTATCAGTCTCGAACCTCCTGAATTCGCGGAAATGGCACTCAAAGTGCGACGGTTGAAGGCAGCTCGGGGAATTGCCCAAGGGCTGCATGAAGCCGAAAAAGCTGCTAAGTACGCATACCACGTTGCCGTTTGCTCATCCGAGCTAATCCCTGCTGGGACAGTAATTAAGCCAGAAATGCTTGTGTGCAAGCAACCACTGGCCGATCCAAAGTGCTTCTTCACCGGACTTGAACTCGATGTCGTTGTCGGGCAGGTGGCAAAAATCGATTTGGCAGCTGATTCTGCGATCCCCCGTGATGCTGTAGAGAAAAAGCCATGA
- a CDS encoding nucleotidyltransferase domain-containing protein has product MVNTEAIRNAVGKLAVEFDPERIILFGSQARGDADLHSDVDLLVITPLRGNRRAMMVAMDRTLRGSGFARDIIILTPDEFERDKEIPGTIARPAWKEGVTLYVRH; this is encoded by the coding sequence ATGGTCAACACCGAAGCTATTCGCAACGCCGTGGGCAAACTTGCCGTCGAATTCGATCCGGAGCGGATTATTCTTTTCGGGTCGCAGGCAAGGGGCGATGCCGACCTTCACAGCGATGTCGATTTGTTGGTCATAACCCCCCTTCGCGGCAACCGCCGGGCGATGATGGTCGCCATGGATCGCACGCTGCGCGGAAGCGGTTTCGCACGCGACATTATCATACTGACCCCCGATGAATTCGAGCGCGACAAAGAAATCCCCGGCACCATCGCGCGTCCGGCCTGGAAAGAAGGGGTAACCCTCTATGTCCGTCACTGA
- a CDS encoding flagellin codes for MAMVINTNMASLNAQRHLSGSQSKLAKSMERLATGKRINSGQDDAAGLGISSRLGGKIRALNQSVRNANDGVSMAKAGDGALAEVANMLERMRELVNQKGDGALNANDKSAITAEMTSLQTEINNIKTNTKFNGVSLLSGLNIAFTVGETDTYNLNVPAPSVAAGSTATSVEAAIDSVSKARGDFGKAITVLESRAKNSAALAENLSAARSQILDADIAAETAEMTKANVLQQAGVSILAQANQSPQVVLSLLQG; via the coding sequence ATGGCAATGGTCATCAACACCAACATGGCATCGCTCAATGCCCAGCGTCACCTTTCCGGCAGCCAGAGCAAGCTGGCGAAATCGATGGAGCGTTTGGCCACCGGCAAGCGGATCAACAGCGGACAAGACGATGCCGCCGGTCTGGGTATTTCCAGCCGTCTCGGGGGCAAGATCCGCGCTCTCAATCAATCGGTACGTAATGCGAACGACGGCGTCTCCATGGCGAAAGCCGGCGACGGCGCCTTGGCCGAAGTCGCCAACATGCTCGAGCGCATGCGCGAACTGGTCAACCAGAAGGGCGACGGCGCTCTGAACGCGAACGACAAATCGGCGATCACCGCCGAAATGACCTCGCTGCAAACCGAAATCAACAACATCAAGACCAACACCAAGTTTAACGGTGTATCGCTGCTGAGTGGCCTCAACATCGCCTTCACTGTTGGTGAAACCGATACCTACAACCTGAATGTCCCAGCTCCATCAGTGGCCGCCGGTTCCACCGCCACCAGTGTGGAAGCGGCCATCGACAGCGTCAGCAAGGCCCGGGGAGACTTCGGCAAGGCGATCACCGTCCTTGAATCCCGCGCCAAGAACTCGGCCGCTTTGGCCGAGAACCTCTCCGCCGCCCGTTCCCAGATTCTCGATGCGGACATCGCGGCCGAGACGGCGGAAATGACCAAGGCGAACGTACTGCAGCAGGCCGGGGTTTCGATTCTGGCCCAGGCCAACCAGTCGCCGCAGGTGGTGCTGTCGTTGCTGCAAGGGTAA
- a CDS encoding thiamine pyrophosphate-dependent enzyme: MNNRPDTIRAILDAHPDAFVVFSNGLTSREAAYFHRENRCIYLLHAMGEALAVGVGLSQACSSLEIVVIEGDGNALMGLAAWSLMPVPNLYYYVLDNGSYETTGGQKLPSLPVIPSWCKLMPVLPGKAAATPNPPLPDEIWNACQQWLRNHRYLEEPAK, from the coding sequence ATGAATAACCGGCCAGATACAATACGTGCCATACTCGATGCGCACCCCGATGCTTTTGTTGTTTTCAGTAACGGCCTTACCTCACGGGAGGCTGCATATTTTCATAGAGAAAATCGGTGCATCTATTTGTTGCATGCCATGGGGGAAGCTCTGGCAGTTGGCGTAGGTCTTTCTCAGGCATGTTCTAGTCTTGAGATAGTAGTTATTGAGGGTGACGGCAATGCTCTCATGGGATTGGCTGCTTGGAGCCTAATGCCTGTGCCCAACCTGTATTACTACGTCCTTGACAACGGCAGCTATGAAACTACTGGCGGCCAGAAGTTGCCATCCCTGCCTGTCATTCCCAGCTGGTGCAAGCTTATGCCTGTGCTACCAGGTAAGGCAGCGGCGACCCCTAACCCCCCCCTCCCTGACGAAATTTGGAACGCCTGCCAGCAGTGGCTGAGAAATCATAGATATCTGGAGGAGCCTGCAAAATGA
- a CDS encoding glycoside hydrolase family 57: MMGRKSRPARRDCALAINCGGGMGLLKLFSFFHLNLAFSSIEEEARPEVIRCCYWPLLRLIREQRLPLGIEASGYTLEEISRLDPEWVAELRELCTRGLAEFIGSGYAQLIGPLVPAAVNRANQRIGLRVYEELLGFRPELVLVSEQAYSAGLVPIYREAGYRALIMEWDNPGSARPGWQPHWRYLPQYALGADGSALPVIWNKSIPFQKFQRYVHGEMELSEYLEFLGSRVGSEERTFSLYGNDAEIFDFRPGRFHTEAAMGGESEWGRIARLYAAVREDGRFNLIRPSEVLAFLDRPGAGNHLHLESAAQPVPVKKQAKYNVMRWALTGRDDLGLNTLCWRIYEALAADADSLETDWKELCYLWGSDFRTHITARRWQGVQERLSALRQRLKPVPSRVVSEACEVPAETFRVERNGAFLDIETDSQRLRLNCRRGLAVDGWWDRALSEQSLVGTLPHGYYDDIHYGADYYTGHFVLEIPCRHKITDLAGVDPRWAVVDGRLKVSAEISTSLGPVRKEILVARDRPGFEIIHHFHWPTCPNGTLRLGHVTLNPELFEQASLFYRTHNGGDVAETFPLHNEPVNHLAPVSALVSASHGLGVTSGVVELGDARRRVRIEVDKSAAAVTGHILYAPVDERYFFRLVLSAMEMDDTSCHVASRAVFSDLKVRMKLTGLAGD; encoded by the coding sequence ATGATGGGCCGGAAATCCCGGCCGGCGCGGCGGGACTGCGCCCTGGCGATCAATTGTGGGGGCGGCATGGGGCTACTTAAGCTCTTCTCCTTCTTCCACCTCAACCTTGCCTTCTCCTCCATCGAGGAGGAGGCGCGTCCCGAGGTGATTCGCTGCTGCTACTGGCCACTGCTGCGCCTGATCCGCGAGCAGCGCCTGCCGCTGGGGATCGAGGCGTCGGGCTACACCTTGGAGGAAATTTCCCGGCTGGATCCCGAGTGGGTGGCGGAACTGCGGGAACTCTGTACCCGGGGCTTGGCGGAATTCATCGGCAGCGGCTATGCCCAGCTGATCGGGCCGCTGGTGCCGGCGGCGGTCAATCGCGCCAACCAGCGCATCGGCCTACGGGTCTATGAGGAGTTACTCGGGTTCCGCCCCGAACTGGTTTTGGTCAGTGAGCAGGCCTACTCGGCGGGATTGGTGCCGATCTATCGCGAGGCCGGCTACCGGGCGCTCATCATGGAGTGGGACAACCCCGGCAGCGCCCGCCCGGGGTGGCAGCCCCATTGGCGCTATCTGCCCCAGTACGCGCTGGGCGCCGACGGCTCGGCCCTGCCGGTGATCTGGAATAAATCGATCCCCTTCCAGAAATTTCAGCGCTACGTGCACGGCGAAATGGAACTGTCCGAATACCTGGAATTTCTCGGCAGTCGGGTGGGGAGTGAGGAGCGCACCTTTTCCTTATACGGCAACGACGCCGAAATTTTCGATTTTCGCCCCGGTCGGTTTCACACCGAGGCGGCGATGGGCGGCGAAAGCGAGTGGGGGAGAATCGCCCGTCTCTATGCCGCGGTTCGGGAGGATGGCCGTTTCAACCTGATCCGGCCGAGCGAGGTCCTCGCCTTTCTCGACCGGCCCGGCGCCGGTAACCATCTGCACCTGGAATCGGCGGCGCAGCCGGTGCCGGTGAAGAAGCAGGCCAAATACAACGTCATGCGCTGGGCGCTGACCGGGCGCGACGATCTCGGGCTGAATACTCTCTGTTGGAGGATATATGAAGCCTTGGCCGCCGATGCCGATTCGCTCGAAACCGACTGGAAAGAGCTCTGTTATCTGTGGGGCAGCGATTTCCGGACACATATCACGGCCCGGCGCTGGCAAGGTGTTCAGGAACGGCTGTCCGCCCTGCGGCAGCGCCTCAAGCCGGTTCCGAGCAGGGTTGTTTCCGAGGCTTGCGAGGTTCCAGCCGAGACATTCCGGGTGGAACGAAACGGAGCCTTTCTCGACATCGAAACCGATTCTCAGCGGCTGCGCCTCAACTGTCGCCGGGGTCTGGCGGTGGACGGCTGGTGGGATAGGGCACTCTCGGAGCAATCGTTGGTCGGGACGTTGCCTCACGGTTATTACGACGATATTCATTATGGCGCCGACTATTACACCGGCCATTTCGTGCTGGAGATTCCCTGCCGGCACAAAATCACCGACCTGGCCGGCGTCGACCCACGTTGGGCGGTTGTCGATGGCCGATTGAAGGTTTCCGCCGAAATTTCAACCAGCCTTGGACCGGTGCGCAAGGAAATCTTGGTTGCCCGCGATCGACCGGGCTTCGAAATCATCCACCATTTCCATTGGCCGACCTGTCCCAACGGCACCTTGCGTCTGGGCCACGTCACCCTCAATCCCGAACTGTTCGAGCAAGCCAGTCTCTTCTATCGCACCCACAACGGCGGCGACGTCGCCGAGACCTTTCCTCTTCATAATGAGCCGGTCAATCATTTGGCGCCGGTTTCCGCCCTGGTTTCGGCCAGCCACGGCCTGGGAGTCACTTCGGGGGTGGTGGAACTCGGCGATGCCCGCCGCCGGGTGCGGATCGAGGTGGACAAGTCCGCCGCCGCCGTGACCGGCCACATCCTCTACGCGCCGGTGGACGAACGGTATTTTTTCCGCCTGGTTCTTTCGGCAATGGAGATGGATGATACTTCCTGCCATGTTGCCAGCCGCGCGGTTTTTTCCGATCTGAAAGTACGGATGAAGTTGACCGGACTTGCCGGCGATTAG
- a CDS encoding iron-containing alcohol dehydrogenase family protein yields the protein MSIRLHIPTSIHFGIGAIDELDPYNGLILLVVSPSLPERLKLALEARLKCAGNEVLLFKKPVGEPISADINQCYSTLPKNVSAVIGIGGGSVLDFAKALALLSGSGGSILDYEFGHRQIEQALPLYLAPTTCGSGSEVTPYAVINNSNTGRKFTIGHPKLQPTQAAIDPFLLKTLPGQARLVTALDAFIHCLEAILTRADARLVEPFAESGMEIGWRVLKHAATDHPTNELLEDLARLSLFGGLSIAHSRTGLIHTLSVALAPFCHTPHGLLNAKLLPFALKHNLTGYNGKLAEIVSRCSGLPIKDDIDACQCLEDWVVGLIGFSSCELAATIHSHEAAVLERLLQDRGLPGVSHGPIDEESLTRLVWRIADAQG from the coding sequence ATGTCAATACGATTGCACATACCAACCTCTATCCATTTCGGCATTGGAGCTATTGATGAACTCGATCCTTACAACGGACTTATACTGTTAGTTGTCAGTCCGTCGTTACCGGAAAGGTTAAAATTAGCGCTTGAGGCACGGTTAAAGTGTGCTGGGAATGAAGTTCTGTTATTTAAAAAACCCGTAGGTGAACCAATTTCTGCGGATATTAATCAATGTTATTCGACGTTACCGAAGAATGTTTCAGCAGTTATCGGGATTGGGGGCGGAAGTGTTCTTGATTTCGCTAAGGCATTGGCGTTATTGAGTGGTTCTGGTGGTTCAATTCTAGACTACGAATTCGGCCACCGCCAAATTGAACAAGCACTTCCCTTATATCTAGCACCAACCACTTGTGGTAGCGGAAGCGAAGTAACTCCTTACGCGGTAATAAACAATAGCAATACCGGTCGAAAATTCACGATAGGGCATCCTAAACTTCAGCCAACTCAAGCGGCAATTGATCCATTCTTGTTAAAGACATTGCCTGGTCAAGCACGACTCGTCACTGCCCTCGATGCATTCATTCACTGTCTGGAGGCTATCCTGACGCGCGCTGATGCGCGACTGGTCGAACCATTTGCCGAGTCAGGGATGGAAATAGGTTGGCGCGTTCTCAAGCACGCCGCCACCGATCACCCTACGAACGAACTACTTGAAGATTTGGCGCGTCTTTCTCTTTTTGGTGGTTTGAGCATTGCTCACAGCAGGACAGGCCTTATCCATACTCTCTCGGTGGCTCTAGCGCCATTCTGTCATACACCGCACGGCCTTCTTAATGCAAAGCTTCTTCCATTTGCTCTCAAGCATAACCTTACTGGTTATAACGGAAAGCTGGCAGAAATCGTTAGTCGCTGTAGCGGGCTTCCCATCAAGGACGATATTGACGCATGTCAGTGCCTGGAAGATTGGGTGGTCGGTCTTATTGGATTTTCATCCTGTGAGCTGGCTGCAACCATCCATTCCCATGAGGCTGCGGTTCTAGAAAGATTACTGCAAGATCGTGGCCTTCCGGGAGTTAGCCATGGCCCGATCGACGAAGAATCTTTAACAAGATTGGTCTGGAGGATTGCGGATGCGCAGGGATGA
- a CDS encoding ATP-grasp domain-containing protein, producing the protein MSEYAEKTLFFVGGGAEALPGIEKARDLGLHVVVSDLNPDAPGMLAAHDQLVASTYDVATTLSVAKRYHREVRRIDGVMCLATDVPLTVAAVAAELGLPGIPVAVAARAMDKLAMKRQFAMDGVAIPWFSPADSARHLHELVAEQGLPLVLKPVDSRGGRGVQRLTPDVDLTAAYARALGHSPTSRVMVERYLPGPQISTESIILDGECHTPGFADRNYEFIDRYAPNFIENGGTMPSCLPGSTREAVLDLVRQAAASLGVTRGVVKGDLVVSAGKPYVIELAARLSGGWFCTHEIPLNVGVDLVLAVIRLSLGLPVTASSLQPRYERGVALRLLFPQPGRVIAIEGEQSARAMPGVAMVRVAVRPGDIVVQPTDSNASAGMVIAVAEERDEAARRAEAAIRTIRVRTEPV; encoded by the coding sequence TTGTCTGAGTATGCCGAAAAAACGCTGTTTTTTGTCGGCGGGGGCGCGGAAGCCTTGCCGGGTATCGAAAAGGCTCGGGATCTGGGGTTGCATGTGGTGGTGAGCGACCTGAACCCCGATGCACCGGGGATGTTGGCGGCCCATGACCAGTTGGTGGCGAGTACCTACGACGTTGCGACCACCCTCTCCGTGGCGAAGCGCTATCACCGTGAGGTCCGACGGATCGATGGGGTTATGTGTCTGGCGACCGATGTTCCCCTGACCGTGGCGGCGGTCGCCGCCGAGTTGGGACTGCCCGGCATTCCCGTCGCGGTGGCGGCGCGGGCCATGGACAAACTGGCGATGAAACGGCAGTTCGCCATGGATGGAGTCGCCATTCCGTGGTTCTCCCCGGCCGATTCCGCCCGTCATTTGCACGAGTTGGTGGCGGAGCAGGGGCTGCCGCTGGTTCTCAAGCCGGTTGACAGCCGTGGTGGGCGCGGCGTGCAACGCTTGACTCCGGATGTCGATCTGACAGCGGCATATGCGCGTGCCTTGGGACACTCGCCCACCAGTCGGGTGATGGTAGAACGCTATCTGCCCGGTCCGCAGATCAGTACCGAAAGCATCATTCTGGATGGAGAGTGTCACACCCCTGGGTTCGCGGATCGCAATTACGAATTCATCGACCGTTATGCTCCCAATTTCATCGAAAATGGGGGCACCATGCCTAGTTGTCTGCCGGGGTCGACGCGGGAGGCGGTTCTCGATCTGGTGCGACAGGCGGCCGCCAGCCTCGGCGTGACCCGTGGAGTGGTCAAGGGGGATCTGGTTGTCAGCGCCGGCAAGCCCTATGTGATCGAGTTGGCGGCCCGGCTTTCGGGAGGGTGGTTCTGTACCCACGAGATTCCCCTTAATGTCGGCGTCGATCTCGTGCTCGCGGTCATTCGCCTTTCTCTCGGGCTTCCCGTGACGGCCTCCAGCTTGCAGCCCCGCTATGAGCGCGGAGTTGCCCTGCGATTGCTGTTCCCCCAACCCGGCCGGGTAATCGCCATCGAGGGGGAGCAGTCGGCCCGCGCCATGCCGGGGGTGGCGATGGTCCGGGTCGCGGTGCGCCCAGGGGATATTGTGGTTCAACCGACGGATTCCAACGCTTCGGCGGGCATGGTGATCGCCGTGGCCGAGGAGCGCGATGAAGCGGCGCGGCGCGCCGAGGCCGCCATTCGAACCATCCGGGTGCGAACGGAGCCGGTATGA
- a CDS encoding HEPN domain-containing protein, translated as MSVTERDISRKVQQWLDYADEDLVLAKHALTLKSTVPYRLIAYHAQQCAEKHLKAYLVFRQVDFPFTHNLARLVEIAEGLRSWPDTFRDAEELTPFAVTTRYPGEDEPVSGEEARRSIAIAEQTRQIIMGVLTEEGFSRNVLPQ; from the coding sequence ATGTCCGTCACTGAGCGGGATATCTCCCGTAAAGTTCAGCAATGGCTGGATTATGCCGATGAAGATCTTGTTTTGGCCAAACACGCCCTGACCTTGAAATCTACCGTACCTTACCGGCTGATTGCGTACCATGCGCAGCAATGCGCCGAGAAACACCTCAAGGCCTATCTTGTTTTCCGACAAGTAGACTTCCCCTTCACCCACAACCTTGCTCGTCTGGTCGAAATAGCCGAAGGACTTCGATCATGGCCCGACACCTTTCGCGATGCGGAAGAGTTGACCCCCTTTGCGGTGACCACAAGATACCCGGGGGAAGATGAGCCGGTAAGCGGAGAAGAGGCGCGAAGATCTATTGCGATCGCAGAGCAAACCAGGCAGATAATCATGGGTGTTTTGACGGAAGAAGGATTTTCCCGAAACGTGTTACCTCAATAA
- a CDS encoding PIG-L deacetylase family protein: MNILVVVAHPDDEVLGAGGTIARHLRDGDHVAVVILGSGLSSRLDCPEQLMREDQEALQGDCRQAAAILGVRDLRLRDLPDNRFDRMDLLDIVKIIEPIVDEVRPEVVYTHHPGDLNIDHQRTAMATLTACRPLPGSSVRRILAMEIPSATGWGDPAQPFVPNVYVNIGDVLACKIEAMSAYRGESRPFPHARSFLSLEARAHAWGCQVGVPAAEPFVLLREIL, encoded by the coding sequence ATGAATATTCTCGTCGTCGTAGCCCATCCCGATGATGAAGTCCTGGGCGCCGGAGGCACGATTGCCCGGCACCTTCGGGACGGTGACCATGTCGCGGTGGTTATTCTGGGCAGCGGTCTTTCGTCGCGACTCGATTGTCCCGAGCAACTGATGCGGGAGGACCAGGAGGCATTGCAGGGAGATTGCCGCCAGGCGGCGGCGATTCTCGGGGTTCGCGATCTGCGTTTGAGGGATTTGCCCGACAACCGATTCGACCGGATGGATCTTCTCGATATCGTCAAAATCATCGAACCAATCGTTGACGAGGTCCGGCCGGAGGTCGTTTACACCCATCATCCGGGGGATCTCAATATCGATCATCAACGCACCGCCATGGCAACTCTTACCGCCTGTCGACCCCTGCCGGGGAGTTCGGTGCGGAGGATCCTGGCGATGGAGATTCCTTCCGCTACCGGCTGGGGAGACCCGGCGCAGCCCTTCGTGCCGAATGTCTATGTGAATATCGGTGACGTCCTGGCCTGCAAAATCGAGGCGATGTCTGCCTATCGGGGGGAGTCGCGGCCCTTTCCCCATGCGCGTTCGTTCCTGTCCCTGGAAGCGCGCGCCCATGCCTGGGGGTGTCAGGTCGGCGTCCCGGCGGCGGAACCCTTTGTGCTGTTGCGGGAGATTTTATGA